The genomic window CATGCGGCGCCGACGACAGACAGGCCGATGCAGAGACAGATACCCAGACTGGCCCAGGCATAAGGCGAAACGGACTCGAGGAACGCGCCGACATCGAAGGACTCGCCGCTACCGGTGAAGAGCATGTCTAGACACGGGCACCAATGGGTCAGCTTTCATCTTGATAGTATGGGTTATCCTATCCCTAGAGGGTCCGCGTACACGCTCCGACGACGGTCACAAAGGACCCAATGCCGCCCAATCCATAGTAGAGACTCATCGCGGCGGCTCTTTGCTGTTGTTTCGACGGATCCGATGATttcgttggcgatggcgggCGTCGGCGGTCGGTGGCTTTttcgagcttgagctcctgTAAGAGGTACCTTAAGCTTGGGGATCCAGTCCGCGATGGCGATGCGTGTCCCAGCAGGCAGCTGGAATTAAACGGGACCGACGTCACATGATGCGAGGCTGACGGCTTAGTCATGCGCCCggccctctccctcccctctcGAGATATAGGCAGACGGAACCAAGCCTCATGAACCTCTCCCTTTGAACAAGCAATCGACGAAATTACCTTTTACGCCCACGACCGAATTCACGCTTCGAAAGACGATTATACAAGATGGCTACGGGCGCGCAATCATTCTACGAGCTGTACCGTCGAAGCAGGTATGGCGCCAAGTTGCTATGCGCTGCTTTGCGACAGCCAGACTAACTTGCCTTGCAGCATCGGCCTCGCTCTGACCGACACGctcgacgacctcatcaGCGATGAGCGCATCAACCCGCAGCTCGCCATGAAGATCCTGGGCAACTTTGACCAGGCCATCACGGAAGCGCTCCAGAAGAACGTCAAGGCGCGACTCCAGTTCAAGGTGGGTTGGCGACAACAGCAGTGTCGCGGATCAAGACTAACGAGCGGCGCAGGGGAGCCTCGACACGTACCGATTCTGCGACGAAGTCTGGACattcctcatcaagaacgTGACATTCAAGATGGACACTGGAGGTCAAGCCGTCACcgccaacaaggtcaagattgTTAGTTGCAACGCCAAGAAGCCTGAGGGTACATGATCGGTCAGACAAGGCGCGACGGAACGACGaagacacacacacacaccgGCTATAGATTGGGAAAAAGACATACCTGCCGAGAAATGTTTTGTTTGCATTGGGCGGCGTACGGGAAGGGTGGTTATCATTactctttttattatactgATACAGGATATGAGGGTGTGGTTCAAGCTAGGGAACCCTTTTTAAAGTGACGACGAACCTCTGTTTATTTGGGCAAAGGGACCAAGATGGAATCTGGAGACTTTGCACAGCTTGTATTGAAAAAAATTGAAAACCCATGCTTTGATTTTTAACTCCTTTTTGCTTGTGACATGACGCAACTGTTGACTTTCCCCAGATTCTACTTCATGATGAGGCTGGCACCATCAAGCGCCAAAGCGGACCACTCTACCAGGGCGCAGCCACAGCGGTCTCCCCCACTAAATCCACAGGGGGTTCTCCTCCATCCCTCTCACTCAAGGGCGC from Fusarium keratoplasticum isolate Fu6.1 chromosome 10, whole genome shotgun sequence includes these protein-coding regions:
- a CDS encoding Transcription initiation factor IIA subunit 2, encoding MATGAQSFYELYRRSSIGLALTDTLDDLISDERINPQLAMKILGNFDQAITEALQKNVKARLQFKGSLDTYRFCDEVWTFLIKNVTFKMDTGGQAVTANKVKIVSCNAKKPEGT